In Pseudobdellovibrionaceae bacterium, the following proteins share a genomic window:
- the thpR gene encoding RNA 2',3'-cyclic phosphodiesterase — MEPKKRLFFAIQPEGLKDSPEIQTLVKKLRIGVDRRGWEVKWTPDVNWHFTLSFVGETEEERVPEMLDILKNVAEHGAHFNLPLKGVGAFPSEREARVLWVGAPAKRSLVELQQTLAGELEKRGFPIDERGYRPHLTVGRLRNPKGVGDLISPFVRNKFGEFQVTEILLMESVQARFFPVYKILAREPLMGLVSE; from the coding sequence ATGGAACCTAAAAAGCGACTGTTCTTTGCCATTCAACCGGAAGGCCTCAAAGACTCCCCTGAAATTCAGACTCTCGTCAAAAAGTTGCGGATTGGCGTTGATCGCCGAGGCTGGGAGGTCAAGTGGACTCCTGATGTGAACTGGCATTTTACTTTGAGCTTTGTTGGTGAGACAGAGGAGGAAAGAGTACCAGAGATGTTGGATATCCTAAAAAATGTGGCGGAGCATGGCGCCCATTTTAATCTCCCCCTAAAGGGAGTAGGGGCTTTTCCCTCGGAAAGGGAGGCTCGCGTCTTGTGGGTGGGGGCTCCTGCCAAACGATCTTTGGTGGAGCTGCAACAGACGTTGGCGGGTGAGTTGGAAAAACGGGGTTTTCCCATCGACGAGAGAGGCTACAGGCCCCACCTGACCGTGGGTCGATTGCGCAACCCTAAAGGCGTTGGCGATCTCATTTCCCCCTTTGTGCGCAATAAATTTGGTGAGTTTCAGGTTACCGAGATTTTGCTCATGGAGAGCGTTCAGGCCCGATTTTTCCCAGTCTACAAGATCCTCGCCCGCGAACCCTTGATGGGTCTTGTCTCAGAATGA
- a CDS encoding HAMP domain-containing histidine kinase produces MKKSGRKQDSIEAQLLLQDRLASVGLLAAGLAHEMGTPLGTIRGRAEMLLARHDQGEDGDSLRAILGQVDRVAALLQTLVRFCASADPSEFTSVSVRRATEEVIELVRSECESHDIKVTCVVPDEAQVFGTLAHLEQILVNLLVNAIQAMEECGDTVSKEIRISAEKYEDEWVLRVTDSGPGIPAHIQTEIFRAFYTTKEIGRGSGLGLTISAKLVDELGGRIHLSESGSDGTTFDLYFPVYKNKS; encoded by the coding sequence GTGAAGAAATCTGGTCGCAAGCAGGATTCCATTGAGGCCCAGCTGCTTTTGCAGGATCGTCTGGCGTCGGTGGGATTGCTGGCAGCCGGTCTGGCCCACGAAATGGGCACCCCATTGGGGACCATTCGTGGGCGGGCGGAAATGTTGCTCGCCAGGCATGACCAGGGAGAGGATGGTGATTCTTTAAGGGCTATCCTCGGGCAGGTGGATCGGGTGGCTGCTCTTCTGCAAACACTAGTTCGATTTTGTGCATCTGCGGACCCGAGTGAATTTACCTCGGTCTCTGTTCGCAGGGCGACGGAGGAAGTCATCGAACTGGTGCGTTCCGAGTGTGAATCCCACGACATTAAAGTGACCTGCGTGGTGCCAGATGAAGCCCAAGTGTTTGGTACTTTGGCTCACTTGGAACAGATTCTGGTCAATTTACTGGTAAATGCCATTCAGGCTATGGAAGAGTGCGGCGATACAGTATCCAAGGAAATTCGCATTTCGGCGGAGAAGTACGAGGATGAGTGGGTTTTGCGGGTGACTGATTCCGGACCAGGAATTCCAGCTCACATTCAGACAGAAATTTTTCGCGCCTTTTACACCACTAAAGAAATCGGTCGTGGCTCTGGCTTGGGCCTGACCATTTCGGCGAAATTGGTCGACGAGCTTGGTGGTAGGATTCACCTCAGTGAGTCCGGTTCTGACGGCACGACCTTTGACCTCTACTTTCCAGTATATAAAAATAAGTCTTAG
- a CDS encoding MBL fold metallo-hydrolase: MLHSLPLVEWTHGEWTIKGSTIAGIGTCYLIPGLNVAFDVAQGLPQFIGVSRLFITHGHMDHASGIPYLISQRGLAHLSAPEFYMPSHMVAPMKQIMATWEQMEGHQYQFHFNSVKPGEAIPLRADLVVRPFEAHHRIPALGYTLLRRKKRLKAEFAELKGKEIRELRKSGTEVEENWEEPEVSFSGDSRIEFFDNNELVRRSRILFMEVTYIDDRKSVENARDWGHVHLDELLPRLDQFEGEKIVITHLSSRYSVNECIKILDQRVPSHLRSKVDVFPQS; the protein is encoded by the coding sequence TTGCTGCATAGTCTCCCCTTGGTGGAATGGACTCACGGTGAATGGACCATCAAAGGCTCAACCATCGCTGGAATCGGGACTTGTTATTTGATACCAGGTCTTAACGTGGCATTTGACGTTGCACAGGGGCTTCCTCAATTTATTGGCGTGTCTCGACTGTTTATCACTCATGGGCACATGGATCATGCCTCTGGTATTCCCTATTTGATTTCACAAAGAGGTCTGGCCCATTTGTCCGCACCCGAGTTTTATATGCCGTCGCACATGGTGGCTCCGATGAAGCAAATCATGGCGACGTGGGAGCAAATGGAGGGCCATCAATATCAATTCCACTTCAATTCGGTCAAACCGGGCGAGGCTATTCCCTTGCGAGCCGACTTGGTAGTGAGGCCTTTCGAGGCCCACCATCGAATTCCCGCGCTCGGTTATACGCTGTTGAGGAGAAAAAAGCGACTGAAGGCTGAGTTTGCCGAATTAAAGGGTAAGGAGATCCGTGAGTTGCGCAAAAGCGGTACTGAGGTGGAGGAGAATTGGGAAGAGCCTGAGGTGAGCTTTTCAGGTGATTCTCGCATCGAATTTTTTGACAATAACGAGTTGGTCCGCAGGAGTCGTATTCTGTTCATGGAAGTCACCTATATTGACGATCGCAAGTCGGTGGAAAATGCCAGGGATTGGGGTCATGTTCATTTGGATGAGCTTCTTCCCCGCTTGGACCAATTTGAGGGTGAGAAGATCGTGATCACTCACCTTTCCAGTCGCTACAGTGTCAATGAGTGCATCAAAATTCTCGATCAGAGGGTTCCGAGTCATTTGCGGTCCAAAGTTGATGTCTTTCCCCAAAGTTAA
- the raiA gene encoding ribosome-associated translation inhibitor RaiA: MFNIISEDFDLTPAIREGIKEKVDQVNEHLRKEHSVSVYLSKTSDQLFTVRMNVRLGKKNITSSDTDRDFYAALAKAKDHLIRQVDRRNKKRIAMRHRQN, encoded by the coding sequence ATGTTTAATATAATAAGCGAAGACTTTGACCTGACCCCTGCCATTCGTGAAGGGATCAAAGAAAAGGTGGATCAAGTAAATGAACACCTGAGGAAGGAGCACTCCGTCTCCGTATACCTCTCCAAGACAAGTGATCAGCTCTTTACGGTCAGAATGAATGTTCGACTGGGCAAAAAAAACATCACCAGCTCGGATACGGACCGGGACTTTTACGCGGCTCTTGCCAAAGCTAAAGACCACCTGATCCGTCAGGTTGATCGTCGCAACAAAAAGCGCATTGCCATGCGCCACCGTCAAAACTAA
- a CDS encoding response regulator: MAARVKTDKHIMVVEDDAAMQELIKEFLEGRGFRLSVFRSALKALEALNAAAKGGIPPVDLVISDINMPQMDGFEFLQLAQQTMPEVPVILITAFGNRVTEKAALQEGAVAYLNKPFSLAELHQVVSSHVTATA, from the coding sequence ATGGCTGCCAGGGTGAAAACCGACAAACACATCATGGTCGTGGAAGATGACGCGGCTATGCAGGAGCTGATCAAAGAGTTCCTGGAAGGGCGGGGATTCCGCTTGAGTGTATTTCGTTCGGCATTGAAGGCCTTGGAGGCTCTTAATGCGGCAGCAAAAGGAGGGATTCCTCCGGTTGATCTGGTCATTTCTGACATCAATATGCCGCAGATGGACGGTTTTGAATTCCTCCAGTTGGCTCAACAGACGATGCCTGAGGTCCCTGTCATATTGATTACAGCCTTTGGCAATCGGGTCACTGAAAAGGCAGCCCTTCAAGAGGGGGCTGTGGCCTACTTGAACAAACCATTTTCTCTGGCCGAGCTCCACCAGGTGGTCTCGTCCCACGTGACGGCGACGGCTTAA
- a CDS encoding CBS domain-containing protein, with translation MSTVETITEGKFAPQVKDLMTKDVFTLFEDDNIKFLKDLMKWQRIRHVPVVNQDNVLVGLVTHRDFLKAAISRLAQVEESDESSLYREIPVSEVMRKNVTTVHADTPLAKAAELMFTQKYGCLPVVESGRLVGIITEADFVRSFYEWNVNFTES, from the coding sequence ATGTCCACTGTGGAAACAATTACTGAGGGGAAATTCGCCCCCCAAGTGAAGGACTTAATGACCAAAGACGTCTTCACACTCTTTGAAGACGATAATATTAAATTTCTCAAAGATCTGATGAAGTGGCAGAGGATCCGTCATGTACCGGTCGTCAACCAGGATAACGTTCTGGTCGGCCTCGTCACCCATCGGGATTTCCTCAAAGCCGCCATTTCGCGTCTGGCCCAGGTTGAAGAGTCTGATGAAAGCTCTCTTTATCGGGAAATTCCTGTTTCTGAGGTGATGAGAAAGAACGTGACAACAGTTCATGCCGACACCCCTTTGGCCAAGGCAGCTGAGTTGATGTTCACGCAAAAATATGGATGTCTGCCGGTGGTGGAGAGTGGCCGTCTGGTTGGCATTATCACCGAAGCTGACTTTGTCCGTTCTTTTTATGAATGGAATGTGAATTTCACGGAGTCCTAA